The proteins below come from a single Gossypium raimondii isolate GPD5lz chromosome 2, ASM2569854v1, whole genome shotgun sequence genomic window:
- the LOC105788273 gene encoding respiratory burst oxidase homolog protein A isoform X1: protein MRGASLPTHQRRWASDTVPSKTTLSSSTSPGTDSNSAEEFVEVTLDLQDDDTIILRSVEPATVLNVDNGTDTPASASVSRSPTIKRSSSNRLRQFSQELKAEAVAKAKQFSQELKAELRKFSWGHGHAAQALSGFDSALAARALRKQRAQLDRTRSGAQKALRGLRFISNNKANAWEEVENNFNKLAKDGFLFRSDFAQCIGMKESKEFALEMFDALSRRRRLKVEKVSKEELYEYWSQITDQSFDSRLQIFFDMVDKNEDGRITEAEVKEIIMLSASANKLSRLKEQAEEYAALIMEELDPERLGYIELWQLETLLLQKDTYLSYSQALSYTSQALSQNLQGLRKKSRIRRMSTKLLYYLEENWKRIWVLSLWIMIMIGLFIWKFLQYKQKGAFVVMHYCVLAAKGAAETLKFNMALILLPVCRNTITWLRSTKLGLFVPFDDNINFHKTIAAAIVIGVILHAGNHLACDFPRLINSTPDEYSLYLHDFGARKPTYMDLVKGPEGVTGILMVICMAIAFILATKWFRRNLIKLPKPFDRITGFNAFWYSHHLFVIVYILLIIHGVFLYLVHIWYRKTTWMYLAVPVLLYAGERVLRFFRSGFYTVRLLKVAIYPGGVLTLQMSKPPQFRYKSGQYMFVQCPAVSPFEWHPFSITSAPGDDYLSVHIRQLGDWTQELKRLFSEVCEPPVAGKSGLLRADETTKKSLPKLLIDGPYGAPAQDYRKYDVLLLVGLGIGATPFISILKDLLNNIVKMEEQADLASDTSSTSDLSNGSNESTAPNRVSPKRKKTLKTTNAYFYWVTREQGSFDWFKGVMNEVADLDQRGVIEMHNYLTSVYEEGDARSALITMVQALNHAKNGVDIVSGTRVRTHFARPKWKNVLSKLSSKHCNARIGVFYCGAPVLAKELSKLCYEFNQKSCTKFEFHKEHF from the exons ATGAGAGGTGCTTCTTTACCCACCCACCAGAGACGGTGGGCCTCAGACACCGTTCCCTCCAAAACCACACTCAGTTCGTCAACCTCGCCTGGGACTGATTCCAACTCCGCCGAGGAATTCGTCGAGGTCACTCTCGATCTTCAAGATGATGACACCATCATACTCCGAAGCGTGGAACCGGCCACCGTCCTCAACGTCGACAATGGAACCGATACTCCAGCATCCGCCTCCGTTTCACGATCGCCGACGATCAAGCGGAGCTCTTCGAATAGATTGCGGCAGTTTTCGCAAGAGTTGAAAGCGGAAGCCGTGGCTAAAGCTAAGCAGTTCTCGCAAGAGTTGAAAGCCGAACTACGCAAGTTCTCGTGGGGACACGGACACGCTGCTCAAGCTTTATCCGGATTCGACTCGGCGTTAGCCGCTCGAGCTTTAAGAAAGCAGCGAGCTCAACTTGACCGGACACGTTCCGGCGCTCAAAAAGCACTCCGTGGATTAAGATTTATAAGTAACAATAAAGCCAATGCATGGGAAGAAGTTGAAAACAATTTCAACAAACTCGCTAAAGACGGATTCCTCTTTCGCTCCGATTTCGCACAATGCATAg GAATGAAAGAGTCCAAGGAATTTGCGCTGGAGATGTTCGATGCATTGAGCAGACGAAGAagattaaaagttgaaaaagttagTAAAGAAGAACTTTATGAATACTGGTCTCAAATCACCGATCAAAGCTTTGATTCTCGCCTCCAGATCTTCTTCGATAT GGTGGACAAGAATGAAGATGGTAGAATAACTGAGGCTGAAGTAAAAGAG ATTATAATGCTAAGTGCATCAGCAAACAAGCTATCGAGATTGAAGGAACAGGCGGAAGAATATGCAGCTTTGATCATGGAAGAGTTAGACCCTGAAAGACTTGGATACATTGAG TTATGGCAACTGGAGACACTTCTCTTGCAAAAAGACACGTATCTGAGCTATAGTCAAGCCTTAAGCTACACAAGCCAAGCCCTTAGCCAAAACTTACAAGGATTAAGAAAGAAAAGCAGGATCAGAAGAATGAGCACCAAACTTTTGTACTATTTGGAAGAAAATTGGAAGAGGATATGGGTCTTGTCACTGTGGATTATGATTATGATAGGGCTGTTTATTTGGAAGTTCCTTCAATACAAGCAAAAGGGTGCCTTTGTAGTCATGCATTATTGTGTCCTCGCTGCCAAAGGAGCAGCAGAGACACTTAAGTTTAACATGGCTCTTATTCTGTTGCCCGTGTGCCGAAACACCATTACTTGGCTCAGGTCCACAAAGCTGGGTCTCTTCGTGCCTTTTGACGACAATATCAACTTTCATAAG ACAATAGCTGCAGCGATTGTTATTGGAGTCATTCTCCATGCCGGTAACCATCTTGCCTGTGATTTTCCGAGGCTTATCAATTCTACTCCTGATGAATATAGCCTCTATCTCCATGATTTTGGAGCTCGTAAACCAACGTACATGGACCTGGTAAAAGGACCTGAAGGAGTGACCGGGATTTTAATGGTTATCTGCATGGCAATTGCATTTATACTAGCAACAAAATGGTTTAGGCGGAATCTGATTAAGCTGCCCAAACCCTTTGATAGAATCACAGGTTTCAATGCTTTTTGGTATTCACATCACCTGTTTGTCATTGTCTATATCTTGCTCATCATCCATGGTGTCTTCCTTTATCTCGTGCACATATGGTATCGTAAGACG ACTTGGATGTACCTAGCTGTTCCAGTTTTGTTATATGCTGGAGAAAGGGTCCTAAGATTTTTCCGTTCTGGTTTCTATACTGTTCGGCTTTTGAAG GTAGCAATTTATCCAGGAGGTGTTCTCACATTACAAATGTCTAAACCACCTCAATTTCGGTACAAGAGTGGACAGTACATGTTTGTCCAGTGCCCTGCTGTCTCTCCCTTTGAATG GCATCCATTTTCTATCACTTCTGCTCCTGGTGACGACTACCTTAGTGTTCATATCCGTCAGCTAGGTGACTGGACGCAAGAGCTTAAGCGCTTATTCTCAGAGGTTTGTGAACCTCCTGTAGCTGGGAAAAGTGGGCTTCTAAGAGCAGATGAGACGACTAAGAAAAG CTTGCCAAAGCTCTTAATTGATGGACCATATGGTGCTCCGGCTCAAGACTATCGCAAGTATGACGTCCTGTTACTGGTGGGACTTGGAATTGGTGCAACACCATTCATCAGCATTTTAAAAGATCTGCTTAACAACATTGTCAAAATGGAGGAGCAGGCG GATTTGGCCTCAGATACCAGTAGCACATCAGACCTAAGTAATGGGAGCAATGAATCAACTGCTCCCAACCGAGTTTCACCGAAACGAAAGAAAACTCTTAAGACGACAAATGCTTACTTTTATTGGGTAACCAGGGAGCAAGGTTCATTTGATTGGTTCAAAGGAGTCATGAATGAAGTTGCAGATCTTGATCAAAGG GGTGTCATTGAAATGCACAACTATTTGACAAGCGTGTACGAGGAAGGAGATGCACGTTCAGCTCTGATCACCATGGTCCAAGCACTAAATCATGCCAAGAATGGCGTTGACATAGTTTCAGGCACCAGA GTACGGACCCATTTTGCGAGGCCTAAATGGAAGAACGTTCTCTCCAAACTAAGTTCCAAGCACTGCAACGCAAGAATAG GAGTGTTTTACTGCGGAGCACCGGTTTTGGCTAAAGAACTAAGCAAACTCTGCTACGAGTTCAACCAAAAAAGTTGCACTAAATTTGAGTTCCACAAGGAGCATTTCTAA
- the LOC105788273 gene encoding respiratory burst oxidase homolog protein A isoform X2, with protein MRGASLPTHQRRWASDTVPSKTTLSSSTSPGTDSNSAEEFVEVTLDLQDDDTIILRSVEPATVLNVDNGTDTPASASVSRSPTIKRSSSNRLRQFSQELKAEAVAKAKQFSQELKAELRKFSWGHGHAAQALSGFDSALAARALRKQRAQLDRTRSGAQKALRGLRFISNNKANAWEEVENNFNKLAKDGFLFRSDFAQCIGMKESKEFALEMFDALSRRRRLKVEKVSKEELYEYWSQITDQSFDSRLQIFFDMVDKNEDGRITEAEVKEIIMLSASANKLSRLKEQAEEYAALIMEELDPERLGYIELWQLETLLLQKDTYLSYSQALSYTSQALSQNLQGLRKKSRIRRMSTKLLYYLEENWKRIWVLSLWIMIMIGLFIWKFLQYKQKGAFVVMHYCVLAAKGAAETLKFNMALILLPVCRNTITWLRSTKLGLFVPFDDNINFHKTIAAAIVIGVILHAGNHLACDFPRLINSTPDEYSLYLHDFGARKPTYMDLVKGPEGVTGILMVICMAIAFILATKWFRRNLIKLPKPFDRITGFNAFWYSHHLFVIVYILLIIHGVFLYLVHIWYRKTTWMYLAVPVLLYAGERVLRFFRSGFYTVRLLKVAIYPGGVLTLQMSKPPQFRYKSGQYMFVQCPAVSPFEWHPFSITSAPGDDYLSVHIRQLGDWTQELKRLFSEVCEPPVAGKSGLLRADETTKKSLPKLLIDGPYGAPAQDYRKYDVLLLVGLGIGATPFISILKDLLNNIVKMEEQADLASDTSSTSDLSNGSNESTAPNRVSPKRKKTLKTTNAYFYWVTREQGSFDWFKGVMNEVADLDQRLIGTTSTGRNNTLGSTNLSL; from the exons ATGAGAGGTGCTTCTTTACCCACCCACCAGAGACGGTGGGCCTCAGACACCGTTCCCTCCAAAACCACACTCAGTTCGTCAACCTCGCCTGGGACTGATTCCAACTCCGCCGAGGAATTCGTCGAGGTCACTCTCGATCTTCAAGATGATGACACCATCATACTCCGAAGCGTGGAACCGGCCACCGTCCTCAACGTCGACAATGGAACCGATACTCCAGCATCCGCCTCCGTTTCACGATCGCCGACGATCAAGCGGAGCTCTTCGAATAGATTGCGGCAGTTTTCGCAAGAGTTGAAAGCGGAAGCCGTGGCTAAAGCTAAGCAGTTCTCGCAAGAGTTGAAAGCCGAACTACGCAAGTTCTCGTGGGGACACGGACACGCTGCTCAAGCTTTATCCGGATTCGACTCGGCGTTAGCCGCTCGAGCTTTAAGAAAGCAGCGAGCTCAACTTGACCGGACACGTTCCGGCGCTCAAAAAGCACTCCGTGGATTAAGATTTATAAGTAACAATAAAGCCAATGCATGGGAAGAAGTTGAAAACAATTTCAACAAACTCGCTAAAGACGGATTCCTCTTTCGCTCCGATTTCGCACAATGCATAg GAATGAAAGAGTCCAAGGAATTTGCGCTGGAGATGTTCGATGCATTGAGCAGACGAAGAagattaaaagttgaaaaagttagTAAAGAAGAACTTTATGAATACTGGTCTCAAATCACCGATCAAAGCTTTGATTCTCGCCTCCAGATCTTCTTCGATAT GGTGGACAAGAATGAAGATGGTAGAATAACTGAGGCTGAAGTAAAAGAG ATTATAATGCTAAGTGCATCAGCAAACAAGCTATCGAGATTGAAGGAACAGGCGGAAGAATATGCAGCTTTGATCATGGAAGAGTTAGACCCTGAAAGACTTGGATACATTGAG TTATGGCAACTGGAGACACTTCTCTTGCAAAAAGACACGTATCTGAGCTATAGTCAAGCCTTAAGCTACACAAGCCAAGCCCTTAGCCAAAACTTACAAGGATTAAGAAAGAAAAGCAGGATCAGAAGAATGAGCACCAAACTTTTGTACTATTTGGAAGAAAATTGGAAGAGGATATGGGTCTTGTCACTGTGGATTATGATTATGATAGGGCTGTTTATTTGGAAGTTCCTTCAATACAAGCAAAAGGGTGCCTTTGTAGTCATGCATTATTGTGTCCTCGCTGCCAAAGGAGCAGCAGAGACACTTAAGTTTAACATGGCTCTTATTCTGTTGCCCGTGTGCCGAAACACCATTACTTGGCTCAGGTCCACAAAGCTGGGTCTCTTCGTGCCTTTTGACGACAATATCAACTTTCATAAG ACAATAGCTGCAGCGATTGTTATTGGAGTCATTCTCCATGCCGGTAACCATCTTGCCTGTGATTTTCCGAGGCTTATCAATTCTACTCCTGATGAATATAGCCTCTATCTCCATGATTTTGGAGCTCGTAAACCAACGTACATGGACCTGGTAAAAGGACCTGAAGGAGTGACCGGGATTTTAATGGTTATCTGCATGGCAATTGCATTTATACTAGCAACAAAATGGTTTAGGCGGAATCTGATTAAGCTGCCCAAACCCTTTGATAGAATCACAGGTTTCAATGCTTTTTGGTATTCACATCACCTGTTTGTCATTGTCTATATCTTGCTCATCATCCATGGTGTCTTCCTTTATCTCGTGCACATATGGTATCGTAAGACG ACTTGGATGTACCTAGCTGTTCCAGTTTTGTTATATGCTGGAGAAAGGGTCCTAAGATTTTTCCGTTCTGGTTTCTATACTGTTCGGCTTTTGAAG GTAGCAATTTATCCAGGAGGTGTTCTCACATTACAAATGTCTAAACCACCTCAATTTCGGTACAAGAGTGGACAGTACATGTTTGTCCAGTGCCCTGCTGTCTCTCCCTTTGAATG GCATCCATTTTCTATCACTTCTGCTCCTGGTGACGACTACCTTAGTGTTCATATCCGTCAGCTAGGTGACTGGACGCAAGAGCTTAAGCGCTTATTCTCAGAGGTTTGTGAACCTCCTGTAGCTGGGAAAAGTGGGCTTCTAAGAGCAGATGAGACGACTAAGAAAAG CTTGCCAAAGCTCTTAATTGATGGACCATATGGTGCTCCGGCTCAAGACTATCGCAAGTATGACGTCCTGTTACTGGTGGGACTTGGAATTGGTGCAACACCATTCATCAGCATTTTAAAAGATCTGCTTAACAACATTGTCAAAATGGAGGAGCAGGCG GATTTGGCCTCAGATACCAGTAGCACATCAGACCTAAGTAATGGGAGCAATGAATCAACTGCTCCCAACCGAGTTTCACCGAAACGAAAGAAAACTCTTAAGACGACAAATGCTTACTTTTATTGGGTAACCAGGGAGCAAGGTTCATTTGATTGGTTCAAAGGAGTCATGAATGAAGTTGCAGATCTTGATCAAAGG CTAATAGGCACGACATCAACGGGACGTAACAATACCTTAGGAAGTACTAACTTGTCACTTTGA